CCTTTATATTATTGTTTGGACTTAGATCCCAATCCCAAACAAAAAGAAATTTTTTCATATAAAGGAACATCATTTGAGCATCATAAGAACGGAACGCAAGGCCACTAAACGCAACCAACATATAAATTAAAATCCGGCTAGAGGTTCCCGAGAGAACACTTAAGAGTTTGTCCTTTAGAGTCGGTAATTTGGGTTGTGTGGTTTCTTTATTGTCTTCTTTCTTTTTGGCAAAGACAACTAAGTAAATGATTGTATAACCACCTTGCAAACAACCCCAAGTGATAAAGGTCCAGTTGGCTCCATGCCAAAGCCCTGATAGAAAAAAAATAATAAATAGATTTCTATACTGCGCAAATTTTCCGTATTTACTTCCCCCTAAGGAAATATAAATATAATCGCGAAACCATCTATTGAGTGTTACATGCCAACGAGTCCAAAATTCAGTGGGTGTTTTAGAAAATTCAGGAGTTTCAAAATTCACAGTGAGAGTGACACCTAGAAGTCTGGAAACACCTAGCGCAATAAATGAATAACCTGCAAAGTCACAATAAATCTGAGGTAAAAATAAAACAGCGCCCGCAAAAATCTGAGATCCATCCATGGATTGGATGATTTCTGGATTTTGTGTGTATAAAGACTTACCAGCAAGGAAAACTTGGTCTACATAGGTGGCTAAGTTATCGGCAACATACACCTTCATAAAGTAACCGAGTAGGATGTCATACAATCCTTTTTGCACTCCATCCCAAGTGGGAAACTTCGGTTTTTTTAGTTGAGGGAGAAGGTCTTGTGCTCTTTCGATTGGCCCTGCGACCAGTTGCGGAAAATAGTTCACAAACAAAGCAAAGTCAAAAAAGTCACGTTCTGCTTTGATTTGCCTACGAAACACATCGATAGTATACGACATGGTTTGAAAGGTATAAAAACTAATTCCCACAGGAAGGATGATGTTTCGCAAAAGATAGGTATTGGAATTTGTAGCCTCTGTAGATCCCAGCCATAAAGCCAACTGGTTCCATGAATCGATGAGGTTCACTGCGAAAAAATCGTAGTACTTCATGGTAAAGAGTAGGCCCAAGTTAGCTATGATGGAAACTGATAGATAGAGACGACGACGAATTTGGTTTTCTGTACCTTCAATGAGGAGGGCAGCACAGTAGTCAATAATGGTGCTAATGAGAATGAGGGTTAGAAAAAACCACTCCCACCATCCGTAGAAAAAATACGATGCAAGAAGTAACCATAGGTTTTGTGCGCGGTAAGCCCACTTCTGTTTTCCGGCAAACCAACCGAATCCCAAAAAGATCGAATACACGATCAAAAAGAATAACAAAAATACAAAGGTATTAAAAAGCATCGGTCTTCGTAACTATTTCCAGAACGCCGATTCTGTAAAATTCAAAAATGAGGGTAAAATGGGGAATCTTATCGTTGACCCGTTCGGATTTAAGGAAATCTTGAGAGTTACCTTGGATCTACGCTCGGAACTCAAAACCAAATTCGGTTTTTCGGAATTTCGCCCGGGACAAGAAGAAGCCATTCGTTCAGTTCTGAATGGTGAAGATACACTTGCGATTTTGCCTACCGGTGCCGGAAAATCTCTTATCTACCAACTCCCGGCTGCCATTCAAAAAAATAAACTAACCCTAGTTATATCGCCACTCATAGCTCTCATGAAAGACCAAACAGAGAGTTTACTTGCCAAAGGAATTCCTGCTGCTTTTTGTAATTCTACACAAGATGAAGTGGAACAAATGACCATCCTTGCCAAGTCGGTAAAAGGAGAAATTCGAGTCCTTCTTGTTTCACCAGAAAGAGCACTGTCCAACGGATTTCTTCGTATCTTTCGGGAATTGGATTTATTTGCACTCGTTGTAGATGAAGCACATTGTGTGTCTCAATGGGGACATGACTTCCGTCCCGAATACCGCCAAATTCATGTTTTACGGGAACGTCATCCCCGCCCTAATTTTCCTATTCTTGCCCTTACGGCAACGGCTACAGAAAGAGTCCAAACGGATGTTCAGTCTTCTCTGGGAATGAAGACACCCACGGTAGTTCTTTCTACTTTTTTTCGGCCCAATTTAAAATTCGGTGTAGAATACCCGGCTGCCGAAAGGGACAAAGCGGATCGGTTGATAGAACTTTTAGAACCATGGAAAGACGGAAGGAAATTTCCTGGACGAGCTATTGTTTACTGTGCCACTCGAAAAAAAACCGATGAAGTGTATGATCTTTTAAAAGACTTCGGGTTCTCTGTTGGAAAGTACCATGCCGGTAGAACGGATGGGATCCGAGAACGAACCCAAAATGCTTATACGTCTGGTAAAGTTCCTATCCTTGTTGCCACCAATGCCTTTGGAATGGGAATGGATCAACCTGACGTTCGTTTGGTGGTTCATTACCAAGTTCCTGCCTCACTTGAAGCCTATTACCAAGAAGCAGGTCGGGCGGGAAGAGATGGACTTGATTCGGAATGTGTTTTGTTTTACAAAGCGGGCGATGTGGCCACCCAAGTTTTTATGTTGTCCAAAGAAACAAACTTCAAAGGTGGAGATACTCTCCTCAAATATATGAAAGAGTATGCCAATAAAGAAGAATGTAGGCAGGTCCAACTTTGTTCTTATTTTGGAGAGACTATTTCTCCTTGTGGGAGTTGTGATATTTGTACAGAAGTTGGCGCCAATCTCCATCGTTCTAAGTTTTTAAAAACAGAAGCTGCAAAAGTCCAAAAGAAAAATGAAAAGCGGGACTACCCTCTTTCTGAATGGGAAGAAGAAACCATCCAAAATTTTTTAAAGGAACATCCCGCTGTGTTTGGTAAGAATATCATTGCCAAAACTCTTGTGGGCAAACGTACTAAAGATGTTCTTCGGTATCGGATGGAACGAAATCCTTTCCACGGAAAGTTGGATGGAATTCCCGAAGAAGCAGTGGTCGCAAAATTAGAAATCTGGGTGGAACAAAAAAAAGTTTTGGTGGCCGGGGCCAAATACCCGAAACTCTATCTGCCCAATTTTGCCAAAATAAAATCGAAAGTATCATCATCTAACTCTGATGATACGGGAAGTTCGATTTCAAAAGTCAAAAAACCACCGACTCTCAATTCGCAAATTTTAAAAGAACTGATGAATTACCGAGACAGGAAAGCAAGACAACTCAAATGGAAGAAGTTTATGGTATTTCAAAATCCAGTTCTCAAACGAATTGCGGAAAGAAAACCAAGAACCTTATCTGAACTAGAAGCCACAAAAGGTGTGGGTCCTGCAAAAGTAGAACGGTTTGGAAATGATATTATCGAAATCTTAGCCAAATGGGAATGATCGAATCAACATTTCCCAATTCTGAATGGATGAGGAAACAAGGTTCCAACCATTCTCAGATCTAAACTAAATTCCCTTGAAACTTTCCATGACTCTTAGAATCTGCAGATTCATAGGGGCAAAATGGAAAAAATTGCAGGGAAAATCGTCACACACGAAAGAGAATTTGAAGGAACGATTGAATTTGATCCCAGTTCTGGACTCATCACCAATGTAAAAGAAGGAATCGATCCCGATGCTCGTCAATTTTCCGATGGTTCGGTCATTTTTCCTGGTTTCGGAGACATTCACATCCATGCAAGAGAAGATGTGAGTGGAAAACATACCTATAAAGAAGATTTTATCTCTGCTGGTAATGCCGCCATCAACGGGGGAGTGATCCATGTTGCGGATATGCCAAACAATCCTGTTCCTCCGATTGATGACGAAACTTATGCCGCAAAACTTGCGCTCACCACAAAGGCTCCCATCCATATCACTTTGTATGCAGGTATTGGCCCTCACACTAAACCATTAGAAAAAAAAGTTCCCTATAAAGTATTTATGGGCCCATCCATCGGAGAATTGTTTTTTCATGACAATGCCTCTTTAGAAGAAGTCATCCAACACTATGTTGGCCAAGACATCAGTTTCCATTGTGAAGATCCGGAAATCTTAATTGCCAACCAATCCAAACCCACACATGAAGAAAGACGCCCGAAAGAAGCAGAAACCGTAGCCACTGACTTTGCTTTGTATTTGATTGAAAAATACAATCTAAAGGGAAAACTTTGCCACTATTCCACAAAGGATGGCCTTTCTAAAATCATTGCTGCTAAAAAACGAGGAGTGAATGTCACTTGTGAAGTCACACCCACCCATTTGATGTTTGATACCGATATGTTGACAGAAACCAATCATAAATGGTTTCAAATGAACCCACCGCTACGGGGAAAAGAAGACCGGGAAGCCATGGTCAAAGGAATTTTGGAAGGCCACATCGACTATTTAGCAACGGATCACGCCCCTCATTCCATAGAAGAAAAACAAAAAGGTACCAGTGGGATCTCACAACTAGATACTTATGGGTTATTTGTCACCTATATGATACTTAAACTAAACATTCCGAAGACTATCATAGCAAAAATATGTGCCAAAAACCCGGGTGAGTTTGTTTCTGCCTACTTACCAAAGAAATTTGGAAAAGGGGTTGGAGTTATTAATCAAGGTTATGCGGCGAATTTTTCTGTCCTAAATTTAAAAAAACCAGTTGAATTTCAAAAATCAATGGTTAAAAGTAAGTCCGGCTGGTCACCCTTCGAAGGATTCAGTTTCCCTGGATCCATCGAATCAGTCTACTTTTTAGGCAAAGAAATTCATGCAAAATGAGCCATTAGGCAGTAAAATTCTCTCTGGACTCACAGTTAAGTCACTCCTCGCAGAGTATCCGAATAGCTTTCAAGTGATGGATTGGGATGGAAATTTTGTTTCTGTTACCGAACGATTTGCTAGGTTTTTGGAATTTGAACCCAAAGAGATTATTGGCAAATCCATCGTTGATTTTACCCAAGAAGATGATAAAGAAAAAACAAAAGATACTTTCGTAAATCTTGGTGATAATCCGAATATTGTAAATTTTGAAAATAGACTCGTTACCAAAGCCAATGAAGAAGTATGGATCATTTGGTTACTGATCCCTTTACGTGAATCTAAAATCATCCTTGCTTTCGATCGCGATGTCACCATTCAAAAAGACATTTCCTTCGAATTCCTTTTGCAACAACAAAAGTACAAATCTATCTTTGACAACCTACCGATGGGTATTGCCATCACAGATGAAAAAGGAAAAATTGTAGAAACCAATAAAACTGCCCGAACCTATTTTAATATCCAAGACGGCGAACTTTTAAATCGAACCTTAAACATTCGAAAGTATACTCTCATCCAACCTAACGGAACAAAAATCTATCCACGAAACTCAAGCCTTATGCGTGCACTTCGTCACAAAGAAGTGATTCGTAATTTAGAAATTGGAATGATCAAGGAAGATAAAATCACTTGGTTTGATATTTTAGCAACACCGATCCCCATTGAAAACTTTGGATTGGCTGTTGCCTTTCTTGACATCACCCAAAGAAGGCATGCCGAAGAAAAAATTGCCTACATGGCTTTTTTTGACCAACTCACAAACTTACCCAACCGTAACTCTCTGATTGATAAACTCTTTCCTATTTTTGAAGAAGCAAGAAGGCATGGGAATCTGGTGGGAGTTCTTGCTATCGATTTGGATAATTTTAAAATCATCAATGATTCGAGAGGCCATGACTTTGGTGACAAAATCATCAAACTAGTTGCTTATAGAATCCGCGAAAGCATTCGAGTATATGATTTGATTAGTAGACAGGGCGGCGATGAATTTACCGTTGTATTGCCGGATTTATCGAATGAAAGAGATGCCGCTGTGATTTCTGAATCCATTTTAGATGCCATGACCCATCCTTTTGTCATCGATGGAGAAAGAATTTTTGTTAATATTTCTATTGGTATCGCCTTATACCCGACAGATGGAAAAGATTCCAATACACTTTTAAAAAATGCAGACAGTGCCTTGAACTTAGCTAAATCGCAAGGGAAAAACTGTTATGTATTTTTTACCGAAGAATTACAAACGGTAGTCGCTGAACGATTGGAAATCGAAAATCGAATGCGGATCGCCATCATCGAAAATCAATTCACTTTGATGTACCAACCCAAAATTGATCTTTATACTAGAAAACCTGTGGGTGTA
Above is a window of Leptospira wolbachii serovar Codice str. CDC DNA encoding:
- a CDS encoding MBOAT family O-acyltransferase, yielding MLFNTFVFLLFFLIVYSIFLGFGWFAGKQKWAYRAQNLWLLLASYFFYGWWEWFFLTLILISTIIDYCAALLIEGTENQIRRRLYLSVSIIANLGLLFTMKYYDFFAVNLIDSWNQLALWLGSTEATNSNTYLLRNIILPVGISFYTFQTMSYTIDVFRRQIKAERDFFDFALFVNYFPQLVAGPIERAQDLLPQLKKPKFPTWDGVQKGLYDILLGYFMKVYVADNLATYVDQVFLAGKSLYTQNPEIIQSMDGSQIFAGAVLFLPQIYCDFAGYSFIALGVSRLLGVTLTVNFETPEFSKTPTEFWTRWHVTLNRWFRDYIYISLGGSKYGKFAQYRNLFIIFFLSGLWHGANWTFITWGCLQGGYTIIYLVVFAKKKEDNKETTQPKLPTLKDKLLSVLSGTSSRILIYMLVAFSGLAFRSYDAQMMFLYMKKFLFVWDWDLSPNNNIKDMMGLFGEYFRIFLPLMILDGITYFKKERYWIFQIHPIIQAFILSFMGFLILTRGIFGKEVIYFAF
- a CDS encoding RecQ family ATP-dependent DNA helicase → MGNLIVDPFGFKEILRVTLDLRSELKTKFGFSEFRPGQEEAIRSVLNGEDTLAILPTGAGKSLIYQLPAAIQKNKLTLVISPLIALMKDQTESLLAKGIPAAFCNSTQDEVEQMTILAKSVKGEIRVLLVSPERALSNGFLRIFRELDLFALVVDEAHCVSQWGHDFRPEYRQIHVLRERHPRPNFPILALTATATERVQTDVQSSLGMKTPTVVLSTFFRPNLKFGVEYPAAERDKADRLIELLEPWKDGRKFPGRAIVYCATRKKTDEVYDLLKDFGFSVGKYHAGRTDGIRERTQNAYTSGKVPILVATNAFGMGMDQPDVRLVVHYQVPASLEAYYQEAGRAGRDGLDSECVLFYKAGDVATQVFMLSKETNFKGGDTLLKYMKEYANKEECRQVQLCSYFGETISPCGSCDICTEVGANLHRSKFLKTEAAKVQKKNEKRDYPLSEWEEETIQNFLKEHPAVFGKNIIAKTLVGKRTKDVLRYRMERNPFHGKLDGIPEEAVVAKLEIWVEQKKVLVAGAKYPKLYLPNFAKIKSKVSSSNSDDTGSSISKVKKPPTLNSQILKELMNYRDRKARQLKWKKFMVFQNPVLKRIAERKPRTLSELEATKGVGPAKVERFGNDIIEILAKWE
- a CDS encoding amidohydrolase family protein; protein product: MEKIAGKIVTHEREFEGTIEFDPSSGLITNVKEGIDPDARQFSDGSVIFPGFGDIHIHAREDVSGKHTYKEDFISAGNAAINGGVIHVADMPNNPVPPIDDETYAAKLALTTKAPIHITLYAGIGPHTKPLEKKVPYKVFMGPSIGELFFHDNASLEEVIQHYVGQDISFHCEDPEILIANQSKPTHEERRPKEAETVATDFALYLIEKYNLKGKLCHYSTKDGLSKIIAAKKRGVNVTCEVTPTHLMFDTDMLTETNHKWFQMNPPLRGKEDREAMVKGILEGHIDYLATDHAPHSIEEKQKGTSGISQLDTYGLFVTYMILKLNIPKTIIAKICAKNPGEFVSAYLPKKFGKGVGVINQGYAANFSVLNLKKPVEFQKSMVKSKSGWSPFEGFSFPGSIESVYFLGKEIHAK
- a CDS encoding sensor domain-containing protein, translated to MQNEPLGSKILSGLTVKSLLAEYPNSFQVMDWDGNFVSVTERFARFLEFEPKEIIGKSIVDFTQEDDKEKTKDTFVNLGDNPNIVNFENRLVTKANEEVWIIWLLIPLRESKIILAFDRDVTIQKDISFEFLLQQQKYKSIFDNLPMGIAITDEKGKIVETNKTARTYFNIQDGELLNRTLNIRKYTLIQPNGTKIYPRNSSLMRALRHKEVIRNLEIGMIKEDKITWFDILATPIPIENFGLAVAFLDITQRRHAEEKIAYMAFFDQLTNLPNRNSLIDKLFPIFEEARRHGNLVGVLAIDLDNFKIINDSRGHDFGDKIIKLVAYRIRESIRVYDLISRQGGDEFTVVLPDLSNERDAAVISESILDAMTHPFVIDGERIFVNISIGIALYPTDGKDSNTLLKNADSALNLAKSQGKNCYVFFTEELQTVVAERLEIENRMRIAIIENQFTLMYQPKIDLYTRKPVGVEALIRWRHPERGLISPNVFIPISEETGMILAIGEWVIKSAIQTMRIWKDEGINDVSMAVNISTKQFKHEKLISTIAENLKLFKVDPHDLEVELTESSVMENADAAVRTMQEIRKLGAKIAIDDFGTGYSSLGYLKKLPISSLKIDRSFVSEITSDKDSKTIIHAVANLAHNLGLSVVAEGAETAEQVELLAESGVDLIQGFFFAKPMTSEDCLHFLKTELGISD